From one Lycium ferocissimum isolate CSIRO_LF1 chromosome 7, AGI_CSIRO_Lferr_CH_V1, whole genome shotgun sequence genomic stretch:
- the LOC132062902 gene encoding syntaxin-71-like isoform X1: MSVIDIIFRVDSICKKYDKYDVEKHSGNDNSGDAFARLYSSFESQIDATSQKAEMAAMETNRAKAVAMKAEVRRTKARLMDEIKKLQKLAQKKVKGLSQEELETRGDLVIMLSEKIQAIPDGNTDAAKKTGGWGTSAFNKNIKFDSEGQFDDGFYEQTEEATQFRSEYEMRKMKQDEGLDVISEGLDTLKNLARDMNEELDRQVPLLDEIDTKVDKATTDIKNNNVRLKENINKIRSSSNFFIDIILICILLGIMAYLYNVLK, from the exons ATGAGTGTCATTGATATTATCTTTCGAGTTGATTCGATATGTAAGaaatatgataagtatgatgtTGAGAAGCATTCGGGTAATGATAATTCCGGTGATGCCTTTGCTCGTCTTTATTCATCTTTTGAATCTCAAATTGATGCCACTTCTCAG AAAGCAGAGATGGCTGCTATGGAAACGAACAGAGCTAAAGCGGTGGCTATGAAAGCGGAGGTACGACGAACAAAGGCGCGTTTAATGGATGAAATAAAAAAGTTGCAAAAGCTTGCTCAGAAAAAG GTTAAAGGACTATCCCAAGAGGAACTGGAGACTCGTGGtgatttggtaattatgttatcaGAGAAAATTCAGGCGATACCTGATGGGAATACTGATGCAGCTAAAAAAACGGGAGGTTGGGGGACTTCAGCtttcaacaaaaatataaaatttgactcAG AGGGACAGTTCGACGATGGTTTCTATGAGCAAACTGAAGAGGCCACTCAGTTTAGATCAGAGTACGAGATGCGGAAAATGAAACAG GATGAAGGGTTAGATGTTATTTCTGAAGGTCTGGATACACTGAAGAATTTGGCTCGTGATATGAACGAG GAATTGGATAGGCAAGTTCCTTTGCTTGACGAAATCGATACAAAG GTGGATAAGGCAACCACCGACATCAAAAACAATAATGTCAGACTCAAGGAAAACATTAACAAG ATAAGGTCCAGCAGCAACTTCTTTATCGATATAATACTTATCTGTATCCTTCTGGGAATTATGGCCTATCTTTACAA TGTACTGAAGTAA
- the LOC132062902 gene encoding syntaxin-72-like isoform X2, with protein sequence MAAMETNRAKAVAMKAEVRRTKARLMDEIKKLQKLAQKKVKGLSQEELETRGDLVIMLSEKIQAIPDGNTDAAKKTGGWGTSAFNKNIKFDSEGQFDDGFYEQTEEATQFRSEYEMRKMKQDEGLDVISEGLDTLKNLARDMNEELDRQVPLLDEIDTKVDKATTDIKNNNVRLKENINKIRSSSNFFIDIILICILLGIMAYLYNVLK encoded by the exons ATGGCTGCTATGGAAACGAATAGAGCTAAAGCAGTGGCGATGAAGGCGGAGGTACGGCGAACGAAGGCTCGTTTAATGGATGAAATAAAAAAGTTGCAAAAGCTTGCTCAGAAAAAG GTTAAAGGACTATCCCAAGAGGAACTGGAGACTCGTGGtgatttggtaattatgttatcaGAGAAAATTCAGGCGATACCTGATGGGAATACTGATGCAGCTAAAAAAACGGGAGGTTGGGGGACTTCAGCtttcaacaaaaatataaaatttgactcAG AGGGACAGTTCGACGATGGTTTCTATGAGCAAACTGAAGAGGCCACTCAGTTTAGATCAGAGTACGAGATGCGGAAAATGAAACAG GATGAAGGGTTAGATGTTATTTCTGAAGGTCTGGATACACTGAAGAATTTGGCTCGTGATATGAACGAG GAATTGGATAGGCAAGTTCCTTTGCTTGACGAAATCGATACAAAG GTGGATAAGGCAACCACCGACATCAAAAACAATAATGTCAGACTCAAGGAAAACATTAACAAG ATAAGGTCCAGCAGCAACTTCTTTATCGATATAATACTTATCTGTATCCTTCTGGGAATTATGGCCTATCTTTACAA TGTACTGAAGTAA
- the LOC132065338 gene encoding MLO-like protein 6, whose amino-acid sequence MAGGGGGRSLEQTPTWAVAVVCFALVAISIVIEFIIHLIGKWLKSKHKRALYEALEKIKSELMLLGFISLLLTVGQDPISNICVSEKIASTWHPCSKQKEYEMNKKDNYDDEEGHRRRLLTETDGGVRRVLAAVGTDKCADKGKVAFVSADGIHQLHIFIFVLAIFHVFYCVTTLALGRAKMSRWKIWEKETRTAEYQFDHDPERFRFARDTSFGRRHLSFWTKNSILLWIVCFFRQFVRSVPKVDYLTLRHGFITAHLAPQSHVNFNFQKYIKRSLEEDFKVVVSISPPIWFLAVLFLLFNTHGWYSYLWLPFIPLLVILLVGTKLQVIITKMGLRIQERGEVVKGVPVVQPGDDLFWFNRPRLLLYLINFVLFQNAFQLAFFAWTWYEFGLKSCFHDHTEDIVIRMTMGVLIQILCSYVTLPLYALVTQMGSTMKPTIFNERVATALRKWHHSAKKHIKEINKHSNSVTPMSSRPATPSHGMSPVHLLRGIRTSDMDTSPRRSNYNVDHWDMEGSPSPTRFYKGGDGSPSPSYMHQIQIGHLHHHDSEGHEPSSFGQVVPLSQTVARDQREINVALPRDFSFDKRTTSV is encoded by the exons ATGGctggaggaggaggaggaagatcGTTGGAGCAAACGCCGACGTGGGCAGTTGCCGTAGTTTGTTTTGCGTTGGTTGCCATTTCTATTGTAATAGAGTTCATCATCCATCTTATTGGAAAG TGGTTGAAGTCTAAGCACAAAAGAGCATTATATGAAGCACTTGAGAAGATAAAATCAG aGTTAATGCTGCTGGGATTTATATCCCTATTGCTAACAGTAGGGCAAGATCCTATATCAAATATTTGTGTATCTGAGAAAATTGCTAGTACATGGCATCCATGTAGTAAGCAAAAAGAATATGAAATGAATAAGAAGGATAATTATGACGACGAAGAGGGTCATCGCCGGCGACTTCTTACGGAGACAGATGGCGGAGTTCGGCGAGTTTTGGCGGCTGTCGGAACTGACAAATGTGCAGACAAg GGAAAAGTAGCATTTGTATCTGCTGATGGTATTCATCAattacatattttcattttcGTGCTGGCTATTTTTCACGTATTCTACTGTGTTACCACATTGGCTCTTGGAAGAGCTAAG AtgagtcgttggaaaatatggGAAAAGGAAACAAGAACAGCTGAGTACCAATTTGATCATG ATCCTGAGCGATTCCGGTTTGCTAGAGACACGTCATTTGGAAGAAGACACTTGAGCTTTTGGACTAAAAACTCTATTTTATTGTGGATT GTTTGTTTCTTCAGGCAATTTGTAAGATCTGTTCCAAAAGTGGATTACTTGACCCTACGACATGGGTTTATCACG GCGCATCTGGCACCTCAGAGCCACGTAAATTTTAATTTCCAAAAGTATATCAAGCGTTCATTAGAAGAAGACTTCAAAGTAGTCGTTAGCATCAG TCCCCCAATTTGGTTCCTTGCTGTATTATTCCTACTCTTCAATACTCATG GCTGGTATTCTTATCTGTGGCTACCGTTCATTCCTTTACTT GTGATATTGTTAGTAGGGACCAAACTACAAGTGATCATCACCAAAATGGgactaagaattcaagaaagaggGGAAGTAGTGAAAGGTGTTCCTGTGGTTCAGCCTGGAGATGACCTCTTTTGGTTCAATCGTCCTCGTCTTCTTCTTTATCTCATTAATTTTGTCCTTTTTCAG AATGCTTTTCAGTTGGCGTTCTTTGCTTGGACTTGG TATGAATTTGGATTGAAATCTTGTTTCCACGATCATACTGAGGATATCGTCATTAGAATGACAATGGG GGTTCTTATTCAGATTCTCTGCAGCTATGTCACCCTTCCACTATATGCCCTAGTGACACAG ATGGGATCAACAATGAAACCAACAATCTTCAACGAAAGAGTAGCAACAGCATTGAGGAAATGGCACCATAGTGCCAAAAAGCACATAAAAGAGATCAACAAGCATTCCAATTCAGTAACTCCAATGTCAAGCAGGCCAGCAACGCCTTCTCACGGCATGTCACCCGTCCATCTCCTGCGTGGGATCCGCACGAGTGACATGGACACGAGTCCACGAAGATCGAATTATAATGTGGACCATTGGGATATGGAGGGCTCGCCATCTCCCACCCGATTTTACAAGGGTGGGGATGGATCGCCCTCTCCGTCTTACATGCATCAGATTCAAATTGGTCACTTGCATCATCATGACTCGGAAGGTCACGAGCCTAGTTCGTTCGGCCAAGTGGTTCCTTTGTCACAAACGGTGGCTCGTGACCAACGCGAAATCAACGTTGCCCTTCCAAGGGACTTTTCTTTTGATAAGAGAACAACTAGTGTATAA
- the LOC132062256 gene encoding uncharacterized protein LOC132062256: protein MKPLLKHVISPNQAAFVSERQIIDNVVLAHEFMSLLGNKRKGKKKFMAIKLDMLKAYDRVEWGYMKQMIIHMGFHERFVGWIMECISFTSFSFNLNGEIRGNVVPSRGLRQGDPLSPYLFVICAEGLSVLLKQAEERNVLAGLQLNRNWPSVSHLFFADDSFFFCEASMQSASEVQRILQDYARCSDQLINTDKSTVFFRKNIECQEREEICAMLGNMKICTNGMYLGLPAVVGRSKNEILGFIKDRVGTKIKGWKERFLSPAGKEVLLKSVLSAIPTYALTCFRMPDRLCEQITSLFNRFGWGKDEEVRKMHLEKWERLCDAKSKGGLGFRDLKAFNMALLAKTAWRVLKNPDSLMAKVLKSKYFPNSSFMNAEVKGSSSWIWRSLMWGRDLLRKGVRWNLTDGAYFNVWFEPWLPKDDKFYPVTIHGDSDRDLKVFDLIDSESSTWKLAMLSGLFCEGDIKAILSIPLSRSDGIDRLLWHFTQSGSYEVRPGYHLAKSLLEAHERRNDRIESSNQSFPKSFWLSVSKMKTNNNLKHFLRKRLLNALPVKSVLAKRLRLQDTTCRPIIAEAIAVREALQIAVHKGWRKVHILSDAMELVMISQGLKSTPWLVQNVYEDIMQLKDTLDVVRFSFIRKNKNRCSHRLASFSKTLVDAVSWDDQFPIWLVHETRDSFALLSNE from the exons ATGAAGCCATTGTTAAAACACGTAATTTCCCCTAATCAGGCTGCTTTTGTAAGTGAAAGACAAATCATTGATAATGTGGTTTTAGCGCATGAATTTATGAGCTTATTAGGGaataaaaggaaaggaaagaagaagtTCATGGCAATTAAGCTAGATATGTTGAAAGCTTATGATCGGGTGGAATGGGGCTATATGAAACAAATGATAATCCATATGGGATTTCATGAGAGGTTTGTGGGATGGATTATGGAATGTATATCTTTTACGTCTTTCTCCTTTAATTTGAATGGAGAGATAAGGGGAAATGTAGTTCCTTCAAGAGGGCTGAGGCAGGGAGATCCGCTTTCGCCATACCTTTTTGTCATCTGTGCTGAAGGTTTGTCTGTGCTACTAAAGCAGGCTGAGGAGCGGAATGTACTAGCTGGTTTACAATTGAATAGGAATTGGCCGTCAGTGTCTCACTTGTTTTTTGCAGatgattctttctttttctgtgAAGCCTCGATGCAGAGCGCATCTGAAGTCCAAAGAATTCTGCAAGATTATGCTAGATGTTCGGATCAACTGATTAACACTGATAAATCTACAGTCTTCTTTCGCAAGAATATAGAATgtcaagaaagagaagagattTGTGCTATGCtgggaaatatgaaaatatgtacCAATGGTATGTATTTGGGGCTACCCGCAGTGGTGGGAAGATCGAAGAACGAAATATTGGGTTTTATCAAGGATAGAGTTGGGACAAAAATAAAAGGTTGGAAAGAACGATTCTTAAGTCCAGCAGGAAAAGAAGTATTATTAAAATCGGTCCTTTCAGCTATACCCACATATGCCTTGACATGCTTTAGAATGCCAGATCGATTATGTGAACAGATCACATCTTTGTTTAATAGATTCGGGTGGGGGAAAGATGAGGAGGTACGAAAGATGCATTTAGAGAAATGGGAGAGACTTTGTGATGCAAAAAGCAAAGGGGGTCTTGGATTTAGAGATTTAAAAGCGTTCAATATGGCCTTATTGGCTAAAACGGCTTGGAGAGTGTTGAAAAATCCAGACTCATTAATGGCTAAAGTTTTGAAAagcaaatatttcccaaattcttcttttatgaatgcagaggtGAAAGGATCATCTTCgtggatttggagaagcttgaTGTGGGGAAGAGACCTCTTACGAAAGGGAGTCAGATGGAATCTTACGGATGGTGCATATTTTAATGTATGGTTTGAGCCATGGCTACCTAAGGATGATAAGTTTTACCCTGTTACAATTCATGGTGATAGTGACAGGGATTTAAAGGTTTTTGACTTGATTGATAGTGAGAGCTCAACATGGAAATTAGCTATGCTTAGTGGCTTATTCTGCGAGGGTGACATTAAAGCTATTCTTTCTATTCCATTGTCTAGGTCGGACGGGATTGATAGATTGTTATGGCACTTTACACAATCTGGGAGTTATGAAGTGCGTCCAGGCTATCACCTAGCAAAATCCTTATTGGAGGCTCATGAAAGGAGAAATGATAGAATTGAATCGAGTAACCAGTCTTTTCCGAAATCATTTTGGTTGAGTGTGTCGAAAATGAAAACTAATAACAACTTAAAGCATTTTTTGAGGAAGCGTTTGTTGAATGCCTTACCGGTTAAAAGTGTGCTAGCAAAGAGGCTAAGGCTACAAGATACGACATGTAGG CCAATCATCGCTGAAGCAATTGCAGTTAGAGAGGCATTGCAGATTGCGGTTCACAAAGGATGGAGGAAAGTGCATATTCTATCGGATGCAATGGAATTGGTAATGATAAGTCAAGGACTGAAGTCAACACCTTGGCTTGTGCAAAACGTATATGAAGATATCATGCAGCTCAAGGACACCCTAGATGTAGTTCGATTTTCTTTTAttagaaagaacaaaaataggTGTAGTCACCGTCTTGCTAGTTTTTCAAAGACTTTAGTTGATGCAGTTTCTTGGGATGACCAATTTCCTATATGGCTTGTACATGAAACTCGTGACTCTTTTGCTTTGCTATCAAATGAATGA
- the LOC132062903 gene encoding uncharacterized protein LOC132062903 has product MSMDLHPTPFPGKFQPVKSRFNKNISKAPKTQSKEPSIPRKNRVFGTVRNTNVPTKTVSTKPLTKSSSGVHQKPPKSPRKTQYFTESAANPATENAKKATEEENRAKSRKKSVCFQENRVNVAIAEPKTPAKSPILVKQRLSTPFHSAEKCSKCRFDKLETTTYWLSQIKLAETVGKHSVSAAFFGLALESKAEPFRNILLELKKYLRRHKHLSEWKEWKEVCFNYGLLKEEGSSSDKTGNSSKSKDIELESTIEKEEEPKDLKEQVNEDAIIQGNELPLSFMG; this is encoded by the exons ATGTCTATGGATCTTCATCCCACGCCATTTCCAG GTAAATTTCAACCTGTGAAATCAAGATTCAACAAAAACATCTCCAAAGCACCAAAAACCCAATCCAAGGAACCATCCATTCCCAG GAAAAACAGAGTATTTGGCACAGTTCGAAACACAAATGTTCCAACAAAGACAGTTTCTACAAAGCCCTTAACAAAATCTTCATCTGGTGTTCACCAAAAACCACCCAAATCACCAAGAAAAACTCAATATTTCACTGAAAGTGCAGCAAATCCGGCAACCGAAAATGCCAAAAAAGCCACTGAAGAAGAAAACAGagcaaaatcaagaaagaaaagtgtcTGTTTCCAAGAAAACAGAGTAAATGTTGCTATTGCAGAGCCTAAAACTCCTGCGAAATCGCCCATTTTGGTGAAGCAAAGACTTAGCACCCCTTTTCACAGTGCTGAGAAATGCAGCAAATGCAGATTTGATAAGTTGGAGACAACAACTTATTGGCTTTCTCAGATTAAATTGGCTGAAACTGTTGGAAAACACTCTGTTTCTGCTGCTTTTTTTGGACTGGCTCTTGAATCCAAAGCTGAg CCCTTTAGAAACATTCTGTTGGAATTGAAAAAGTACCTGCGAAGACACAAGCACTTATCTGAGTGGAAAGAATGGAAAGAAGTTTGTTTTAACTATGGTTTATTGAAGGAGGAGGGAAGTTCTAGTGATAAAACTGGAAATTCTAGCAAGAGCAAAGACATAGAATTGGAAAGTACcattgaaaaagaagaagaaccaaAGGACTTGAAGGAGCAAGTGAATGAAGATGCCATTATTCAAGGAAACGAACTTCCACTTTCATTTATGGGCTAA